A segment of the Siphonobacter curvatus genome:
CATTCGTAATTCTTTTTACCAGAAATAATCAGACAATATTCTGATTATCAACAGGTTTATTCATCAATAAAGCCTACCTGTTGCACGGTTTAAGTTACACCATTTATGGGACTTTTCAAAGATATTTCTTCCGGACCATAGACCTCACACCATTCCCTAAAAAGTATACTGAACGGTCGTATTAAGTTTTTGTGAACTTTCTGTGTCCGAATTATTAATCTTTGCTTCCAGGAGCGGCACAGCAAGCCAACATTTCCTGCCAACCGTAAATTCACGTACTTTTGTATAAAGCAACAGACACCCCCATGAGCACTACGCCCGCCTACAAAATTTTACTGGTGGACGATGATCCCGACATCATTGAATTACTTCATTATAATCTTGAGAAAGAGGGGTACGACATCGAGTCGGCTTCGGATGGCCGCAAAGCCGTTGAAATAGCCCGGACATTCGCTCCGGATCTCGTATTGCTCGACATTATGATGCCCCAGCAGGACGGCATTGAAACGGCTCGTCAACTACGGGAGTTACCCGAGCTGAAAGGTAGTTACATTCTTTTCCTGACGGCCCGTTCGGAAGAGTACTCCGAAATTGCTGCTTTTGAAATTGGAGCCGACGATTACATCACCAAACCCATCAAGCCCCGTGCTTTGATGAGCCGTATCAAGGCTCTATTTCGCCGGGAAGCCCAGAAAACCGATCCAGGTGACCGCATCGAAACGGCGGGACTGTCGATAAACCGCCAGAATTACACCGTCACGGGCGGTTTTGGCTCAGTCGTCCTCCCGAAAAAGGAATTTGAATTGCTGTTTTTCCTGGCCCAGCATCCCGACAAAGTATTCAATCGCGAAGAACTCCTCCAGCGAATTTGGGGAGCGGATATCTACGTACTCGAACGTACCGTCGACGTTCACATTCGAAAGCTTCGCGAAAAAATTGGCGAAACCTATATCAAAACGCTCAAAGGCGTAGGATATATGTTTAATGGCGAAGGAGAATAAAATGAGTTTTGAGTGTAGGGTTTTGAGTACGGAGTTGCATGAAACGATAATGCCTTGAAGTGTCAGTTTCTGACTCTTCGAGGTTCACTCAAAACTCATAACCCTACACTCAAAACCCTACACACTGCCCATGTCCCCTTTAAATCCCAAAGTAATTTCTGTTATTCTGGCCCTGTTGATTTCGGCCATTACGAGTGGTTTTCTCTGGTTCGTGCCGGGTACGCCCGGCGGTACCATCTTCATCGCAGGAGCTACTACCTTTTTTGCGACGCTCATCCTCGTTTTCTACGTATTGGATTACCTCATTTTCGAAGAAATCAATAAGATCTACGATACCATTCAGCGGCTGAAGCTGAAAGATTTTAACCTCTCCCGCAAAAAGATTACCAAGAGCGTCAACCCCCTGAAAAAACTCAACAACGAGATTTTCGTATACGTAGCCAAAAAGCAACGGGAAATTGATGAACTCCGACGCATGGAGCAGTTTCGGCGGGAGTTTCTGGCCGATATTTCGCACGAACTCAAGACACCCATCTTCGCCGCTCAGGGTTTCATTCATACCCTCATCGACGGAGCCAAGGACGACGAACGGGTACGGGATAAATTTCTGCAAAAAGCCGCGAAAAGTCTTGATGGCCTCGACGCACTCGTCGCCGACCTACTCACCCTCTCGCAAATTGAAGCGGGTGAAATCAAGATGCACCGCGAGCGGGTGGACCTGGTAAAAGTTACCCACGAAGTCATTGAACAGCTGGAACCCCGGGCCAATCAGCGGGAAATTAAAGTAAAGCTTCATACCCCGCAGGATCAGATCTTTGTGAAAGCTGATGCCTATCGCATTTCCCAGGCTCTCACCAACCTCATTGACAATGCCATTAAATACGGTCGCGACGGTGGGAAAGTGAATGTGACGTTTACGGAGGATAAGAAAGACTGGGAAATAGAAGTGAAAGACGACGGGCCGGGCATTCCCCCCGAGCACCTCAACCGGATTTTCGAACGCTTTTATCGGGTGGAAAAGTCCCGTTCGAAAGAAAAAGGCGGTACGGGTTTGGGATTAGCCATTGTCAAACACATTGTCAACGCCCATAAGTCCAAGATTACGGTCATGAGTCGCGTGGACAAGGGTACGACTTTTAGTTTCAAGCTGGATAAAATTGAAGAGAAACTGGCCGGATTTTAAGTACGGACGGAATTCCCGGAAGTCCATTTTTTGCGGGTGGTATTGATTTTTCATAACGGCTAGGTAAACACACACTGCTATGAAAACAGAAACCCTTCAAAATGTCGCCCGTATTGGTTTAGGAAGTATGCTGGTTTTTGCCGGAGTCAGTCACCTGACCTTCGCCCGTAAAGATTTCCAGGCTCAGGTTCCCGACTTTGTACCCTTAGAAAAAGATGATACGGTGGTCTACTCGGGCCTAGCCGAAATTGCTCTGGGTGCCAGCCTGATTTTCGCCGGAGAAAAACGTAAGGAAGCCATTGGGAAAATCGCGGCTTCGTTCTTCGCGGCCGTTTTCCCCGGTAATATTTCACAATACACCAACGAACGCGACGCCTTTGGTTTAGATACCGATAAGAAACGATTTACTCGACTGTTTTTTCAACCCGTACTCATGTACTGGG
Coding sequences within it:
- a CDS encoding response regulator transcription factor: MSTTPAYKILLVDDDPDIIELLHYNLEKEGYDIESASDGRKAVEIARTFAPDLVLLDIMMPQQDGIETARQLRELPELKGSYILFLTARSEEYSEIAAFEIGADDYITKPIKPRALMSRIKALFRREAQKTDPGDRIETAGLSINRQNYTVTGGFGSVVLPKKEFELLFFLAQHPDKVFNREELLQRIWGADIYVLERTVDVHIRKLREKIGETYIKTLKGVGYMFNGEGE
- a CDS encoding sensor histidine kinase — its product is MSPLNPKVISVILALLISAITSGFLWFVPGTPGGTIFIAGATTFFATLILVFYVLDYLIFEEINKIYDTIQRLKLKDFNLSRKKITKSVNPLKKLNNEIFVYVAKKQREIDELRRMEQFRREFLADISHELKTPIFAAQGFIHTLIDGAKDDERVRDKFLQKAAKSLDGLDALVADLLTLSQIEAGEIKMHRERVDLVKVTHEVIEQLEPRANQREIKVKLHTPQDQIFVKADAYRISQALTNLIDNAIKYGRDGGKVNVTFTEDKKDWEIEVKDDGPGIPPEHLNRIFERFYRVEKSRSKEKGGTGLGLAIVKHIVNAHKSKITVMSRVDKGTTFSFKLDKIEEKLAGF
- a CDS encoding DoxX family protein, which translates into the protein MKTETLQNVARIGLGSMLVFAGVSHLTFARKDFQAQVPDFVPLEKDDTVVYSGLAEIALGASLIFAGEKRKEAIGKIAASFFAAVFPGNISQYTNERDAFGLDTDKKRFTRLFFQPVLMYWALKSTEKSK